A stretch of the Acyrthosiphon pisum isolate AL4f chromosome A2, pea_aphid_22Mar2018_4r6ur, whole genome shotgun sequence genome encodes the following:
- the LOC100160175 gene encoding RWD domain-containing protein 1 (The RefSeq protein has 1 substitution compared to this genomic sequence) translates to MDYKEEQQNEIDALDSIYCGEMIISGSDPYYQFEIPVKSDEFDSVQHDIGLSCCLKFEYVEKYPDDPPIVEIEDVVGFEEQEDELKEYLIQQAQDNVGMVMIFTLVSAAQEWMNNYSDSEKQRKIDDDDKRREKEMEAELKRFEGTKVTVESFLRWKFNFEEDMGVLKKRNEEEKNKKLTGRELFMTDKSLNESDLKFLEEGDSVKVDESLFEEIDDLDIGDVGSSDDS, encoded by the exons ATGGACTATAAAGAAGAGCAACAGAACGAAATTGATGCATTGGACTCCATATACTGTGGTGAAATGATAA tttcaGGCTCAGATCCTTATTATCAATTCGAAATCCCAGTTAAATCAGACGAGTTCGATAGTGTTCAGCATGATATTGGCCTATCATGTTGCTTAAAATTTGAGTATGTTGAAAAATATCCTGATGATCCACCTATTGTAGAAATTGAAGATGTTGTCGGTTTTGAAGAACAAGAAGACGAGCTAAAAGAGTATTTAATACaacaa gctCAGGATAATGTTGGGATGGTGATGATATTTACTTTAGTATCGGCAGCACAAGAATGGATGAATAACTATTCAGATagtgaaaaacaaagaaaaatagaCGATGATGATAAAAGACGCGAAAAAGAAATGGAAGCCGAATTA AAACGTTTTGAAGGCACCAAAGTTACAGTTGAATCATTTTTACGATGGAAGTTCAACTTTGAAGAAGACATGGGAGTTTTAAAGAAACGAAATgaagaggaaaaaaataaaaaacttactGGACGTGAATTATTTATGACTGATAAATCACTTAATGAATCAGACTTAAAATTCTTAGAAGAAG GAGATTCGGTGAAAGTTGATGAATCATTATTTGAAGAAATAGATGATCTGGATATTGGTGATGCTGGAAGTTCTGATGATAGTTGA
- the LOC100570404 gene encoding mitochondrial import inner membrane translocase subunit Tim13, with amino-acid sequence MDGSKMSQDELVEKLKHQVALENIELLLMKMSRLCFNKCIIKPGPSLDSTEQKCVSMCMDRYMETVSLVSKSFGERLMAESQNMH; translated from the exons atggatGGGTCTAAGATGTCGCAAGATGAACTcgtggaaaaattaaaacatcaagTGGCGTTAGAAAATATAGAGCTATTATTGATG AAAATGAGTCGATTGTGTTTCAACAAGTGTATTATAAAGCCAGGACCTTCACTAGATAGTACTGAACag aaatgtgtTTCAATGTGCATGGACCGATATATGGAAACAGTGAGTCTAGTTTCAAAGTCCTTTGGTGAACGACTAATGGCTGAAtcccaaaatatgcattaa
- the LOC100162212 gene encoding methionine--tRNA ligase, mitochondrial: MSRISTSFKDVTKKTSYFITTPIFYVNASPHIGHLYSALIADASARFQKLLNPSLNIIFSTGTDEHGLKVQKAAENCKISVKNYCTKISSSYQTTFDKFDISHTSFIRTTAENHKNCVHYFWSKLQPHIRKGKYSGWYCTADETFLSQDQIELVNNVRVSKESGRQVEWAEEDNYKFDLRPFKHDLQCWLSKPDRIKPKVFHEILNREVNDLYDISLSRPKSRVSWGIPVPRDDTQTVYVWLDALVNYLTVSGYPDSKIWPPNVQVCGKDILKFHGILWPIFLIAAGLELPKQIFVHSHWKVNDEKMSKTKGNVVDPINAGCQYTESGLRYFLLREGTAHSDGNYSDLKIKRILNAELADTLGNLLNRCCGKAINPNLSYPKLDLLQIERLLADSYFIELSKKLEVLADIVGSHYEELNFYKGIDEIIATLQCCNRFFEYNKPWELAKQDVNKLKCILHITMETLRISGLALQPIVPVLADQLLNKLNINNRDWNQMTPTWKDENRIVNPTNLKKDNIVLFKKLLIN; the protein is encoded by the exons atgtcacgaATAAGTACAAGTTTCAAAGATGTAACTAAAAAGACTTCATACTTTATTACAACACCAATATTTTACGTAAATGCAA gtcCACACATTGGGCATCTATACAGTGCTTTAATTGCTGATGCTTCTGCAAGATTTCAAAAATTACTTAACccaagtttaaatattatttttagtactgGTACTGATGAACATGGATTAAAGGTACAAAAAGCTGctgaaaattgtaaaatatccgtgaaaaattattgtacaaaaatttcAAGTAGTTATCAAActacatttgataaatttgatattagTCATACATCTTTCATACGAACAACAGCGGAAAACCACAAAAACTGTGTACATTATTTTTGGAGTAAATTACAACCACATATTAGAAAAGGAAAGTATTCTGGTTGGTATTGTACAGCTGATGAAACTTTTTTGTCACAAGATCAAATCGAATTAGTTAATAATGTACGTGTTAGTAAAGAATCAGGGAGACAAGTTGAGTGGGCTGAAGAAGACAATTACAAATTTGACCTACGACCTTTCAAACATGATCTTCAATGTTGGTTGAGTAAACCAGACAGAATTAAACCGAAGGTGTTCCATGAAATACTGAATAGAGAGGTAAatgatttatatgatatatcattgtcaAGACCAAAAAGTCGGGTCAGTTGGGGTATTCCAGTACCAAGAGATGATACACAGACTGTATATGTATGGTTAGATGcacttgttaattatttaactgtttCTGGATATCCAGACAGCAAAATTTGGCCTCCAAATGTCCAAGTATGCGGTaaagatattttgaaattccATGGAATATTATGGCCTATATTCTTAATAGCTGCAGGTTTAGAACTcccaaaacaaatttttgtacATTCTCATTGGAAAGTTAACGatgaaaaaatgtctaaaaccAAAGGAAATGTAGTAGATCCAATAAATGCTGGTTGCCAGTATACTGAATCtggtttaagatattttttgcTTAGAGAAGGTACAGCTCACAGTGATGGTAACTACAGTGATCtgaaaattaaaagaatattaaatgcTGAATTAGCAGACACGTTGGGTAACCTATTGAACCGTTGCTGTGGAAAAGCCATTAACCCAAATCTTAGTTACCCAAAATTAGATTTATTACAGATTGAAAGGTTATTGGCTGATTCATATTTcattgaattaagtaaaaaattagaGGTTCTTGCAGATATAGTTGGAAGTCATTATgaagaattaaatttttacaaaggTATAGATGAAATAATAGCCACATTACAGTGTTGCAATCGATTTTTTGAGTACAATAAACCTTGGGAATTAGCTAAACAAGATGTcaataaattgaaatgtatactACATATAACTATGGAGACTTTGAGAATTTCTGGGTTAGCTTTACAGCCAATTGTACCTGTACTAGCTGATCAACtattaaataagttaaacataaataatagagATTGGAATCAAATGACGCCAACGTGGAAAGATGAAAACAGAATCGTTAATCCAACAAACttgaaaaaagataatattgtattatttaaaaagttgttGATAAACTAA
- the LOC100164954 gene encoding biogenesis of lysosome-related organelles complex 1 subunit 5 isoform X2 → MTDIFKDLSDIWDRLFSHRPFLQGEIKYFLSEFDKKSYRADEENLKKISELVSDLKEKKIERFLQSSGENLFLLNSAINEALNLSQAILDQENNIISEEDLKTKEEFHERRQRELETFKSDLKTRYESIDKDIEDKVEAIKIHFEEDINKLIADNQ, encoded by the exons ATGACTGACATTTTTAAAG atttgagCGATATTTGGGATAGGCTGTTTAGTCACCGTCCATTTTTGCAAGGagaaattaagtattttttatcagAATTTGAT AAAAAATCATATAGAGCTGatgaagaaaatctaaaaaaaatcagtGAACTCGTTAGtgatttaaaagaaaagaaaattgaaAGATTTTTGCAATCAAGTggtgaaaatttatttttattgaattctgCCATTAATGAAGCTTTGAATTTGAGTCAAGCAATTTTGGATCaagaaaataacataatttca gAAGAAGACTTGAAAACTAAAGAAGAATTTCACGAAAGACGTCAAAGAGAATTGGAAACATTTAAGTCTGATTTGAAAACTAGATATGAAAGTATAGATAAAGATATTGAAGATAAGGTAGAagcaattaaaatacattttgaagaagacataaataaacttattgctGACAATCAGTAA
- the LOC100169128 gene encoding FGFR1 oncogene partner, with translation MSIDNTNLEEMVEKTLESTGVLSKMRAELRANVFHVLEKGSSFQNKLYTDKIKDFVSNNNGTLLLSLVKDLFEYLELKFTTSVFDSETGAAHQYQYKDKDDILEELSLSKDDKRPLLLQILETYQSQHKSTNDAIKHNATQHNGETHDGSSLAQILKNNTETIKSTLDNNKSPRLSPVKTKLFEENTDYEIYDSHAHLGSLSSSNLNLSDNIQLKDIESSESLNSLSIEQLSPIKRPPATDQNENTDEHFNSDIKSDKNESSLEDIETDENLSCGNDSLPSTDLSTQNGSPEKIRTHNIHL, from the exons ATGTCCATCGATAACACTAATTTAGAAGAGATGGTTGAGAAAACACTAGAATCCACTGGTGTCTTGTCTAAAATGAGA GCCGAACTTCGAGCAAATGTTTTTCATGTTCTTGAAAAAGGTTCATCATTTCag aataaattgtatacagacAAAATTAAAGACTTTGTTTCTAATAATAATGGaacattattgttatctttagtTAAAGATTTGTTTGAGTATTTAGAACTAAAGTTTACAACATCTGTATTTGATTCTGAAACTGGCGCTGCACATCAATATCAATACAAAGATAAAGATGATATTTTAGAAGAACTTTCTCTTTCAAagg atgatAAAAGACCTTTATTGTTACAAATTCTTGAAACTTACCAGTCACAACATAAATCGACCAATGATGCGATTAag caTAATGCAACACAACATAATGGTGAAACACACGATGGATCTTCACTagctcaaatattaaaaaataatacagaaacaataaaatcaacacttgataataataaatcaccAAGGTTATCAccagttaaaacaaaattatttgaagaaaataCAGATTATGAGATTTATGACAGTCATGCACATTTGGGTTCATTGTCATcatcaaatcttaatttatctgataatatacagttaaaaGATATCGAAAGCTCTg agAGTTTAAATAGTTTAAGCATAGAACAGTTATCACCAATTAAAAGACCACCTGCTACTGATCAAAATGAAAACACAGATGAACATTTTAACTCTGATATAAAAAGTGataaaaatgaatctagtttGGAGGATATTGAAACTGATGAAAATCTTTCATGTGGAAATGACAGCCTACCGAGCACTGATTTATct ACTCAAAATGGCAGCCCAGAAAAGATAAGGACTCATAACATACATCTTTGA
- the LOC100164954 gene encoding uncharacterized protein LOC100164954 isoform X1, with product MDYKIKIKTDPQFLDLFKKIEKSKVDIPAHVSECFSVKMLDLEAFKWFSENLKKIDGPPLHTLITEDSIVLPSPPIVESSPEYKEKMRKLEQRLKNKEYDAMTKNVDFRRVRLPEDTISYQIKQINRQLIAVLQFVISTAAGFLFGFLGIELMLSTTFDLGFKLLLGIICALIIALAEIYFLAKKLSEDFESLDTTGGKVHQD from the exons atggattataaaattaaaataaaaactgatccCCAGTTTTTGGATCtgtttaagaaaattgaaaagtCCAAAGTTGACATTCCTGCCCATGTCAGTGAATGTTTTTCTGTTAAAATGTTAGACCTAGAAGCCTTCAAGTGGTTTagtgaaaatttgaaaaaaattgatggtCCCCCTCTACACACATTAATCACTGAAGATAGTATAGTCTTACCTAGTCCACCAATTGTCGAGTCGAGTCCAGAGTACAAAGAAAAAATGAGAAAATTGGAGCAACGTCTAAAGAATAAAGAATATGATGCTATGACAAAAAATGTAGATTTTCGGAGAGTTAGACTACCCGAAGATACAATTTCTTATCAAA ttaaacaaattaatagacAGTTGATAGCAGTCCTTCAATTTGTGATTTCAACAGCTGCTGGTTTTTTATTCGGATTTTTGGGTATTGAGTTAATGCTAAGTACAACCTTTGATTTAGGTTTTAAGTTATTGTTGGGAATCATATGTGCTTTAATTATAGCATTAGCTGAAATTTACTTTTTAGCCAAAAAATTATCTGAAGATTTTGAGTCATTAGATACAACTGGTGGCAAAGTGCATCAAGATTAA
- the LOC100160175 gene encoding RWD domain-containing protein 1 isoform X2, with the protein MDYKEEQQNEIDALDSIYCGEMIISGSDPYYQFEIPVKSDEFDSVQHDIGLSCCLKFEYVEKYPDDPPIVEIEDVVGFEEQEDELKEYLIQQAQDNVGMVMIFTLVSAAQEWMNNYSDSEKQRKIDDDDKRREKEMEAELKRFEGTKVTVESFLRWKFNFEEDMGVLKKRNEEEKNKKLTGRELFMTDKSLNESDLKFLEEGDSVKVDESLFEEIDDLDIGDAGSSDDS; encoded by the exons ATGGACTATAAAGAAGAGCAACAGAACGAAATTGATGCATTGGACTCCATATACTGTGGTGAAATGATAA tttcaGGCTCAGATCCTTATTATCAATTCGAAATCCCAGTTAAATCAGACGAGTTCGATAGTGTTCAGCATGATATTGGCCTATCATGTTGCTTAAAATTTGAGTATGTTGAAAAATATCCTGATGATCCACCTATTGTAGAAATTGAAGATGTTGTCGGTTTTGAAGAACAAGAAGACGAGCTAAAAGAGTATTTAATACaacaa gctCAGGATAATGTTGGGATGGTGATGATATTTACTTTAGTATCGGCAGCACAAGAATGGATGAATAACTATTCAGATagtgaaaaacaaagaaaaatagaCGATGATGATAAAAGACGCGAAAAAGAAATGGAAGCCGAATTA AAACGTTTTGAAGGCACCAAAGTTACAGTTGAATCATTTTTACGATGGAAGTTCAACTTTGAAGAAGACATGGGAGTTTTAAAGAAACGAAATgaagaggaaaaaaataaaaaacttactGGACGTGAATTATTTATGACTGATAAATCACTTAATGAATCAGACTTAAAATTCTTAGAAGAAG GAGATTCGGTGAAAGTTGATGAATCATTATTTGAAGAAATAGATGATCTGGATATTGGTGATGCTGGAAGTTCTGATGATAGTTGA
- the LOC100160175 gene encoding RWD domain-containing protein 1 isoform X1, giving the protein MINYKVILLVNEKMDYKEEQQNEIDALDSIYCGEMIISGSDPYYQFEIPVKSDEFDSVQHDIGLSCCLKFEYVEKYPDDPPIVEIEDVVGFEEQEDELKEYLIQQAQDNVGMVMIFTLVSAAQEWMNNYSDSEKQRKIDDDDKRREKEMEAELKRFEGTKVTVESFLRWKFNFEEDMGVLKKRNEEEKNKKLTGRELFMTDKSLNESDLKFLEEGDSVKVDESLFEEIDDLDIGDAGSSDDS; this is encoded by the exons atgataaactataaagtaatattattagtaaa TGAGAAGATGGACTATAAAGAAGAGCAACAGAACGAAATTGATGCATTGGACTCCATATACTGTGGTGAAATGATAA tttcaGGCTCAGATCCTTATTATCAATTCGAAATCCCAGTTAAATCAGACGAGTTCGATAGTGTTCAGCATGATATTGGCCTATCATGTTGCTTAAAATTTGAGTATGTTGAAAAATATCCTGATGATCCACCTATTGTAGAAATTGAAGATGTTGTCGGTTTTGAAGAACAAGAAGACGAGCTAAAAGAGTATTTAATACaacaa gctCAGGATAATGTTGGGATGGTGATGATATTTACTTTAGTATCGGCAGCACAAGAATGGATGAATAACTATTCAGATagtgaaaaacaaagaaaaatagaCGATGATGATAAAAGACGCGAAAAAGAAATGGAAGCCGAATTA AAACGTTTTGAAGGCACCAAAGTTACAGTTGAATCATTTTTACGATGGAAGTTCAACTTTGAAGAAGACATGGGAGTTTTAAAGAAACGAAATgaagaggaaaaaaataaaaaacttactGGACGTGAATTATTTATGACTGATAAATCACTTAATGAATCAGACTTAAAATTCTTAGAAGAAG GAGATTCGGTGAAAGTTGATGAATCATTATTTGAAGAAATAGATGATCTGGATATTGGTGATGCTGGAAGTTCTGATGATAGTTGA